Proteins encoded in a region of the Polyodon spathula isolate WHYD16114869_AA unplaced genomic scaffold, ASM1765450v1 scaffolds_766, whole genome shotgun sequence genome:
- the nufip2 gene encoding nuclear fragile X mental retardation-interacting protein 2 yields MEEQSNVQLPHCHHGEERNPGRPQNTVKHEQNHCHYQRQETQAKKTGYAKLTCSTGERDKVVTVKLQDSSSLLSSSGVGNGNRHLLDTNLKPRQTAPAVKVSTPLLKVGSKASCNHKNSMDRKNDQPSEIKPWGGKAGDGKEAVSHLNGVVALDPGCITNGYPGKPAADNDGSASETGYTMPKKQKVRCNIAKGLENMTLPPDRTVQQEEEEEEEEEEEEGGGGGGDGSSVLQTKQESELCKPECVEKAARWLEASGRTVRAKPATAVAESQRKNSDAKLDAAAAATKLEDRPNKTRPSVATKDDSWTLFKPPPVFPVDNSSAKIVPKISYASKVKENLNKAAGEAFFSHVPGRLSQVPMSAMKAVTSASFTNGPLSGDGPLLHFLSTTASTVTASFLGGESVSSSPNSSSSSSTPSSTATGEQKKPSLFVYPSSNMQPMLPGVSPGDLPAPAQTNQQNLGDIFQNQWGLSFINEPSAGPEARAGWSAAGSKATEVTFQGECAATSVSQGAQLLLPSGPAFPKAYELEKRTNPQVISSVLKGCPAAPGSTGGPSSLEAHGGLPRTIEAGNPGAIVFASSKDLGAESLQASPTNPVLASAKEQRNQRGSDRRGSWGAFDVKAAVIYHTKEMEFILNLQKQDPKRIITYDEALDLPDQ; encoded by the exons aTGGAGGAGCAGTCCAATGTGCAGCTGCCACACTGCCACCACGGAGAAGAGAGGAACCCCGGCCGCCCACAAAACACGGTGAAACATGAACAAAACCATTGCCACTACCAGCGCCAGGAAACGCAGGCGAAGAAAACAG GATATGCAAAGTTAACCTGTagcactggagagagagacaAGGTCGTGACTGTTAAGCTTCAGGACTCAAGCAGCCTGCTCTCCTCCTCCGGCGTAGGAAATGGTAACAGACATCTCCTAGACACTAACTTGAAACCCAGACAGACCGCTCCAGCAGTCAAGGTCAGCACCCCGCTCCTCAAAGTGGGAAGCAAAGCCAGTTGCAATCATAAAAACAGTATGGACAGAAAGAATGACCAGCCCTCTGAGATCAAGCCTTGGGGGGGCAAAGCCGGGGACGGGAAAGAGGCTGTGTCCCATCTGAACGGAGTGGTGGCTCTCGATCCCGGTTGCATTACAAACGGTTACCCTGGCAAGCCTGCCGCGGACAATGATGGCAGCGCATCGGAGACCGGCTACACCATGCCCAAGAAACAGAAAGTGAGGTGTAACATCGCCAAAGGCTTGGAGAACATGACCCTGCCGCCGGACAGAACCGTGcagcaagaggaggaggaggaggaggaggaggaggaggaggaggggggcggcggcggcggcgacGGCAGCAGTGTCCTTCAGACAAAACAAGAATCAGAACTTTGCAAACCAGAGTGCGTTGAGAAAGCGGCCAGGTGGCTGGAGGCCAGTGGCAGGACAGTGAGAGCCAAGCCAGCGACTGCAGTGGCCGAGAGTCAGAGGAAGAACTCTGACGCTAAACtcgatgctgctgctgctgctacaaaGCTGGAGGACAGACCAAACAAAACCAGGCCTTCCGTGGCAACTAAAGACGATTCGTGGACTTTATTCAAGCCGCCCCCAGTATTTCCTGTGGACAACAGCAGCGCCAAAATTGTTCCCAAGATAAGTTATGCAAGCAAAGTTAAAGAGAACCTCAACAAGGCAGCTGGGGAGGCATTCTTCTCGCACGTCCCTGGAAGGCTGTCCCAAGTTCCCATGTCCGCTATGAAAGCCGTCACTTCGGCCAGTTTTACCAATGGCCCGCTCTCCGGAGATGGGCCTCTGCTTCATTTTTTAAGCACCACTGCTAGTACTGTAACAGCCTCCTTCCTGGGGGGCGAGAGTGTATCATCGTcccccaacagcagcagcagcagcagcacccctTCTTCCACTGCCACTGGTGAACAAAAGAAGCCCAGCCTTTTCGTCTATCCTTCCTCAAATATGCAACCCATGCTTCCTGGCGTGAGCCCGGGAGACCTGCCTGCCCCCGCTCAGACAAATCAGCAAAACCTGGGGGACATTTTCCAGAACCAGTGGGGGTTATCCTTCATCAACGAGCCGAGTGCTGGCCCCGAGGCGCGAGCTGGCTGGTCTGCCGCGGGCAGCAAAGCCACCGAGGTGACTTTTCAAGGAGAGTGCGCTGCTACATCGGTGTCCCAGGGTGCCCAACTCCTCCTTCCCTCAGGACCGGCGTTTCCAAAAGCTTACGAGCTGGAGAAACGGACTAACCCTCAAGTAATTAGCAGTGTTTTAAAAGGGTGCCCAGCAGCGCCCGGCAGCACGGGGGGGCCTTCCTCGTTGGAGGCACACGGTGGACTGCCGAGGACGATTGAGGCGGGGAACCCGGGTGCAATAGTGTTCGCTTCTTCTAAGGACCTTGGTGCTGAATCTCTTCAAGCCTCTCCGACGAACCCTGTGTTGGCCTCGGCCAAAGAGCAGAGAAACCAGAGAGGCTCAGACAGAAGAGGCAGCTGGGGGGCATTTGATGTTAAAGCTGCTGTTATTTATCACACTAAAG aaatggaatTTATTTTGAACTTGCAAAAACAAG ATCCAAAAAGAATAATCACTTACGATGAAGCCCTGGACCTGCCAGACCAATGA
- the LOC121308738 gene encoding class A basic helix-loop-helix protein 9-like → MPESSRMNSTASATESELSEEELEAASLENEDELSEGCNHSKCSRDSESSTSEVDDSKSKKRSRPVRSKARRTAANVRERKRILDYNQAFNALRMALKHDLNGKRLSKIATLRRAISRISSLSMFLHTNPVHRHNHTECQFQEPRMDVGGKDGGRQAFQGPLESHPPHHPPSDQIYGDSHLPPSCSSSSSSPLYSRYSPEAQYYVHQGHYRNPQEDPCSPAGYTSSGAGYQFGVRTSCHQNHTDNCAEPSTAAAFPWQLGYLQGTGYQQSLTMH, encoded by the coding sequence ATGCCTGAATCATCCAGGATGAACAGCACAGCCAGTGCAACAGAGTCCGAGCTCTCAGAGGAAGAACTGGAAGCCGCTTCGCTGGAGAACGAGGACGAGCTGTCCGAAGGATGCAACCACTCCAAGTGCTCCAGGGACAGCGAGAGCTCCACCAGCGAGGTGGACGACTCTAAGTCCAAAAAGAGGAGCCGTCCAGTGAGGTCCAAGGCTCGCAGGACAGCAGCCAACGTGAGGGAACGCAAGAGGATCCTGGATTACAACCAGGCGTTCAACGCCCTGAGGATGGCCCTCAAGCACGACCTCAACGGCAAGCGGCTCTCCAAGATCGCCACCCTGCGGCGGGCCATCAGCcggatctcctctctctccatgTTCCTGCACACGAACCCGGTGCACAGGCACAACCATACCGAATGCCAGTTCCAGGAGCCCAGAATGGACGTGGGGGGGAAGGACGGAGGTCGGCAAGCCTTCCAGGGGCCATTGGAAAGCCACCCTCCACACCACCCCCCCTCGGATCAAATCTACGGAGACAGCCACCTGCCCccttcctgctcctcctcctcatcctctccACTCTATTCCAGATATTCCCCTGAGGCCCAGTACTACGTTCACCAGGGACATTACAGGAACCCCCAAGAGGATCCTTGCAGCCCGGCTGGCTACACCAGCAGCGGGGCAGGCTACCAGTttggagtcaggacaagctgtcATCAAAATCACACAGACAACTGTGCAGAGCCCTCGACTGCAGCGGCCTTCCCTTGGCAGCTTGGCTATCTCCAAGGCACTGGTTATCAACAGTCCCTGACGATGCACTGA